ATCCGAGAGCTGAGCGATGTAGCCGGCGGGGTCGGCCAGGCCGTCAGGATGATCGATGCGCAGCCCCTGAAGGGTGCCGTCGTTGACTAGATCTACGATGCGGCGGTGCGTTGCCTCGAAGACGTCGGGATCCTCGACACGTACCGCAACGAGCGAGCCTACGTCGAAGAAGCGCCGGTAGTTGAGCTCCTCGTTGGCCACTCTCCAATAGGCGAGGCGATAGTGCTGCTCTTGGACCAAGGTATCCATTGGCAAGTTCTCGGTGCCCTCCCTGACAGGGAAGACGTGGTCGTAGTACCTGAGCACAGGAACCTCGCCGGCCTCCTCGAAGCCAGGGATCTCCATCGAGTCCAGCGCCAGTTCACCCCTTGCCAGGACGGAGCCGATCCGATCTCCTAGCACCGGCATGAGGACGCCGTCATTGGACGACCAGTCGACGTCGAACCAGTGCGCGTAGGGTGATGCCTCGCCTTCCGCCAAAACCGACCACAAGGCCTGATTGTGAAAGACGGGGGTCGGCACGGACATGTGGTTTGGCACCACGTCCGCGATCAATCCGAGCCCGCGTTCGCCTGCCTCCCACGACAGCCTTCTCAACCCCTCTTCGCCGCCAAGAACCGCCGCCACGTGTGAGTGATCGACCACGTCGTAGAAGTGGGTTGAGCCGGGAGCCGCCGTCAAAATGGGAGAGAGGTACAGGTGGCTGACCCCGAGTGCCACAAAGTAGTCCAACTGATCCCGCGCGTCGTCAAAGGTGAAGTCAGGAGTCATTTGGAGGCGGTACGTCGAGACGGGCACAGGCGCGTCCGGTCGATGTCCCAACCGTTTGGGGCGTTCGTGAGGTGCATCTGCCATGTGTGTTTTCCCAGGTTCGTCAGGTACTTCAGCCATCATGTCACGGGGCTCTTGCCGCGGCATTGCGCAGGGCGTCGGCTGATGAAACCCTTGCTCGCGCCCTCGTCCGCAGTGGGAGGTTCGCTACCTCGGGGGCTCCACCGGCTCGGCACCCCGTTCGATCGCCACGCCGGTGAACTCGGCGTCGACGGCGTCGGCAAAGCGTCGGCCGTTGATCTCGTCATGCCGACTGAAGCCCGCCGGTTCGATGTGCACGCGCAAGGTGTACTCGCCGTCCTCAGGAACCGTCCAGTTGCGTGCGTAGTGGTAAATCATGGGGTGCCAGACCAATTCTTGGGTGTACGGACCGAGAACGGCGCCTCGAGGAGTCTCAAGCGAGGCTGTGACCGTGAGTCCCGGGACGAATCTGCCGTCAGCCGCATCGCAGACGATGACCTCAACGTGCGCATTCGTTTGGTCAGGGTTGTGCCACACAAGTTCGCCGTCTTCCATGGCGTACACCCCCTCAGCGTCCTCAATGGCGTAGGCGATCAGATAGTCGCCCTTGAGCTGGAGACCTCCGTCATGCGCGACGTCGTTGGCCATGTGGTCAAGGGCGGCCCTATAGGCGTCACCTTGTGCGCGAGCCAGGTCAAGCTGGCGGTCCGTGGCCTCTGAACTTGCAGGGTTCATCGGGGGCGTCGTGTCGTTCATCATGATCCTTTCTCAAGGTCTTGTCAGAAACGAGGTCGCTACGACCACACCAAGCGCCAACGATCACATCGCCGCGAGGCATTCCCCCCGCGAGGCGTGTCGGCGGTCCTTGGCGACTGCGGCTAGGGTGCGAAAGGTCAGCACAGGCTCCTCAAGACTGGAACGAAAGAGGCACGCGATTCATGGCATCACGAGGTGTCCAGCCGACCGGCGAATGCCGTCAGTACACGCCAGATCAGGTCTTCTTCTCCACCACTGACAAGCGCGGCACGATCGTGACCGTCAACTCGACATTCGTCGAGCTCTCGCGTTACGCGGAAGAGGAACTGGTGGGTTCGCCCCACAACCTGATTCGGCACCCCGACATGCCAGGAGGCGTCTTCCACATCATGTGGGAGCGACTGCACGCGGGCTTGTCCATGATGGGCTACGTGCAGAACCTCGCGAAAGACGGGGCGTACTACCTGACCTTCTCCACAGTCACGCCGCTGAGCGAGGGCTACATTTCCGTACGTAGCGCCATTTCGCGCCCCGACTTGTGGGAGCCGATCGCTCACGCCTACGCGCGCACCCGAGCCCTTGAGAACTCTTGGCGCGAGTCAGGAATGTCGAAAGCGGAGGCCGCTTCGCGCGGGGCGACCGAACTCGGCCAGCGGCTGGCGGCGA
The Demequina sp. TMPB413 DNA segment above includes these coding regions:
- a CDS encoding iron transporter, which gives rise to MNDTTPPMNPASSEATDRQLDLARAQGDAYRAALDHMANDVAHDGGLQLKGDYLIAYAIEDAEGVYAMEDGELVWHNPDQTNAHVEVIVCDAADGRFVPGLTVTASLETPRGAVLGPYTQELVWHPMIYHYARNWTVPEDGEYTLRVHIEPAGFSRHDEINGRRFADAVDAEFTGVAIERGAEPVEPPR